TCCCTTAGGCTCGAGttccttttccttgttttataagtCTGAGTCTTGAACATCTTTCCAAATCCAGGTTCAATAGTGCCATGTCCATGAGCCTTACTCAGaaataatctttcctttttttatctccCTTATGAATGGCTTTCTCATGGTGTGGATGACTTTCTGCCttagtgatacacacacacacacacatcctttttCCCCATCAGTTCCTTGAAGACATAATCTGTGTTGGATCCTGTACTCCTCATAGTCCTAGCATAATGTCATGCTCAGGTGGTGGTTGCAACACATGTTTAAAGAATGAATTAATTGACCAGACTGGGGAGACTGATGAATATTTGGGGCTGTCAATTTGTAAGTCATCCATTTTAATGTGATTAAAGTAGTGAGAAAAGTTGGGTTTCCAAGGACTGAGGAGAGCCTTGGGTGTCAACGTGGCAGTGTAGCAGAGTGGTTCTAGGCGTAAAGATAGGCGTTGGGGTCCAGCCTGCCTGAGACTGATtgccagctctgccatttacaaTCTGTGTCACTTTGGGCAAGTTGACCTTTCCTCCtaagtttctgcatctgtaaaatgggagtagtCCTAGAATCTTCTGCATAGAATGGTGGTTGAGGATTCAAATAGTCCCAAATCACATGCTGAGCCCTCTATGAATATTAGCTGCTGTGATACCACATGCTGTCTTCATCATCATGGTACTATTAATGGTGGGTAGGAAAATACAGCGACTTGAGACAAGGATGTAACAATAGAAGAGCTGAGAGAAATGCAGCCCCGAAATCTTAGAATAATTGTACCCCCTTGATTGAAGTAGTCAGTTTCAGAGGGACCAAAGTGGTGTGAGTCCTGCGAGAAGATGGTTTCACTTAGTAAGAAATGACTAGTTAGCAGTTTTTTGAGAGACCAGTTCAGTCGAGTGGTCAAGGCACAGGTTAGGTGTCCGAGAACTAAATAAGTACTGGCCAGAAGGCAGGGAAACAGTGAATAGGAAGGGgtgagaaggggagacacagaagcataTAAAAGATCTATTTGTTtagtaagtttttttctttcagctttaccatactttaaaaaggaagagggacgcctgggtggctcagttggttaagcgaccgactttggctcaggtcatgatcttgcagtttgtgggggttcgagccccgcgtcgggctctgtgctgagagctcagagcctggggcctgcttcagattctgtgtctccccctgtctctagtcctcccctgctcacgctctgtctctcaataataaataaatgttaaaaaaaaccaataaaaataaaaaggaagaaaccctGGGATATGCTAATTCAGTGACCTGTGTGGCCCTTTTTGGAATGAAGTAAATCATTGACTAAAATTGGTGCTTAATTCAGGTGCTGGTAACCCTTGCCAAGGGATACATAAGGAACCTTCAGAACCAACTCCAGAGTGGTTAGCTTTAccaaacacaacacaaaaaacaaagctcgatttaaaaaataataatttttcatttgagagTGGGGAGTATATATTCGTAGTATGGCACCCCTCTAAATTGCCCACTTGACTTTGTACCTTGAGGTTTTTCTCGAGCAGTCATAAGCTGAGCCCTCCTTTATACTCACCTCGTTTGTATGCATTTTATGAAATGACTGCCTGGGTTTGGACGGACAAGTTGTGACTGGAGATGCTCCTGTGAAGTGAAGCCAAGTGGAGCCTAGATACTCAAAAAACCCAGACCCTGAAGTCTCTACTGGTGAGAAGAAGGAGCACAGGCATTGGAGGCAGAAGGCGTGGATTGTCGTTCCAGTTTGCCACTTagttgtttgttggttggttgcttgttgttttgttttttttttcaagtttttatttgaattccagttacttaacagaTGGTATAATATGGTCAGTTGGAGTCTCTTCTTTCTGGAGATTATGACCATTCATGAATATATTAAACTGTCAAGGACACAGAAGTGTAATGGATGATTGTTATCGGCTCTGGCTTTGCCACTAAATACACTGTGATTCTTGAATTAAGGCTTCCTAACCCCTCGGGCCTGCCAACTGAGTGGTTTTTACTTTGGCAGTTACCGCTAAAACGGTCAGGCCTTAGGCTCGTTAAGCACAATGTAATCACCCCTGTCAAACTGACTTCAAGTCAGTCAACACAGCTCCCTACTGAGTACCTTGTGTGTGTCGTATGTCAAGTGTCACGCTAGATTCCAGAGATAGGGCAAGTAGCACCTGCCGTGATAACAGTTCACAGTCTAATAGGGCACCCAGATGCTGGACAAGTAATCTGTCACAAGTGACCCATCACAGCTGTGTGCAGTGTTGTAGAGCAGGGTGCTTCACGAGTGTTTTCCAAGCAGGACTGTCCACTTCCCAATGGGTGAAAGGGAAGGGTAGAGAAGTCTGCCTAGAGCAGAGGTTCTCAAAGCATGGTCCTCAAACTGGCAGGATGTCAGCATCAtgtgggaacttgttagaaatccAGATTCTCAGGCCCGCCCAGATGTGGTCAGTCAGGCCTTGGAAGTGAGGCCCAGCACTCTGTTTTAACCACTTCTCTTGGTGATTCTCATGTACATTCGAGTTTGAGAATGATTGGCCTAGAGGAAATAACCTTTAAGCTCCAAAGCTGTTCTGATCCGTTTGGTAGCCACTGGTCACAGGTGGCTCTTGAGCCTTGGAAATGTGGCTGGTCCAAATTGAGACGTGCTGTAAGTATAAATACATATCAGGTTTCAAAGACCtactatgaaaaaaaagaatgtaaaatacccCATTAATACTTTTATATAGATTGTATGGTGGAATAGTATTTTGATTCTATacggttaaataaaatatattatttttttgagtttatttatttcaaggaagaagagacagcatgagtcggggaggggcagagagagaggaggagagagaatcccaaacaggctctgcactgtcagcacagagcctgatgaggggcttgaacccacaaaactgtgagatcatgacctaagccaaaaccaagagttgggcgctcaaccgactgagccactcgggtgcccctcaATAaggtatattattaaaattaattgcatttatttcttttccctttttaatatgaattttaagaaatctaaaattatatatgtggcttGCAGCATATTGTGATTGACACAGCCGATCTAAAGGCTGACTAGAGGTTACCTCAAGCTGGGTGGGACCAAAGtggcagtggaggggaggggatgcaGGGCGAGGGTTCTGGGTAGGGTACAGTGTGTGCAGGGGTCCTGAAGCAAGAAAGAACATGGCATGCtcaaggaaataagagaaaaccaaagcctTGCAAGTCATGTTCAGGATTTTGGACTTTATCCTAAGACCAACAGGAAGCGATTGAGGATTTTAAATAGGGTGCTCACTTTTCAGGAAGTTTGCAGTTAATAAATGAAGGCGAGAGAGCTACATCTGAATATATCAAGACTCTCAAAGTCAaagcttctcccctccccaaaagATGGTGGGCATGGAGGCATTTGGTCCGGATTGAAAGGGAGCAGGACCCTGCCTGTCACCTACCCGTGCCCCAGGACTTTAGGCCCAAACACCCCCCAGTCAAGGGAGAAGCAGACACCTGGAAGAGGTAGTTTTGCTTTCAGTTCATTTTCAGCATGGTTAAAGCTCAGAGCTGGCTGAAGCATTCCAGGAAGAGTCCAAAGTTGAGTGGAAGTTTGATTACAGAGCTGAGGCTCTTCAGGGCACTGGCCCAGGCTTTGGTGAAGAAGGGTCAGGGACAAGGAGCCCAGCACATGTGGGGGTTAGAGGGTGTTGGACAAAGCAGAGGAAAGCTGggattggagcctggaggctgggggACTGACCCTCTCCTGGGGTATGGTGGCCTCTTCATTCATCTGTGGCCTGGAGATTTCCCTGTAAGTCATGGTACATATGTTAGCAGACTCAAACTGGCCTCCAGACACATTTCATttagttcatgtttttaaaatgtatttaaattagtCACCAGTATTAATATCAGATTTCACATAAAACTGtgcatttctggggcacctgggtggctcagttggttgggtgttcgactcttgattttggctcaggtcatgatcccagggttgtgggattgaactccgtgtcaggctctgcgctgagtgtggagcctgcttaagattcttcccccgccgcccctctctctctccctctccccctctccccctctgtccctcccctgctcacaacccccccccccctttctcactacagttgtttttaatgtgcatttctggTGTTTTTGAAAATTGGAAGATCCAGGAACCCCGCAGAGACATGGAGCAGCCAAGTAGTAGctactccttttatttttatatgaacttTTAGGAGCTGaaatgaccatttaaaaaaaattttttaatgtttatttatttttgagagagagacagacagacagacagagtgctataaggggaggaggagagaggggggggggagacacagaatccgaaacaggctccaggctccgagctgtcagcacagagcctgacgtggggcttgaactcatgagccgtgagatcatgacctgagccgaagtcagacacttcactgactgagccacccaggcaccccctgaaatgaccatttttatgttttttaaagaagacatttatttACCCTAAGGACAAAACTGAGTCCCTAGGTTCTCTCTGGTCTGACTCGAAGTATCGCAGTCTCTCCAGTGTTTGCTTTGAGGAGTCCCTTCTTCTGTGTATTCTGCAGAAAGGTTGTAAGAATGGGACCCTTAATTCAGTGAGACCAAGTTATACAAAAGCTCTGTCCATCTGCACAAGAGCCACGTCCATCAGAGAAGCACATATGCTCTCTACAGTTTTCCATGGTTCCCATCATGCCTGTGGCTcagtgtgtgtgcttgtgtgtttgtTGGTAAACACTTGGTATACCAGCTCCCATGATGATTAAAATCTTAAACTTTAAACCTCAGCAGCTCCCCTGTAAATATTCAGTAGTTAATTAAATGGGAAGTCAGTTGATAGcagcaaggaggaaagaaggaagtgacTTTATTTACCCAAGATAGAGGCACTAATCTGTACTTTGTCCTATGTTCACCCCTGTacaccagagggagggaggggtgtagTCTTTGTGGCTGTGGTActgtttctctgctctctctctctcgcgcgcgcgcgctctctctctctctctctctctctctctctatatatatatattgggggtggggggaacagagaaattgttttatttcttaaacagagTAAGCAAATACAGCAGATTAAAATACTGCAAGCTTGGTGGTAAGTGCCTGAATGTTCATGATGTTATTGCcgtatatattttttgttctcttGGTATAGTTCATAATCAAAGGCAGTGGAGAAGTGCTTTTGCCTACAGAATTTGTCCATCctacccttttttaaaatatatattttagagggagagagagagagagagtatgagcaggagagaagggcagagggagagagagagcatgaacaggggagaggagcagagggggagagagagagagggaaggagagagaatcttaagcaggctccacactcagcacagagcccaatgtggggcttgatgcagggctcaatcctgtgaccctgggatcgtgacctgagccgaaatcaagagtcagaggctcaactgattgagcctcccaggcaccccatcatacCCTTATTCATTTAAAGGGAAAACAGCTTTATTAGCATAAGGAGGCCTCTTGCTTGACGCGACAAAGTGAGGGTTGGGGTGGAGGAACGCTTGATAGCCTCTCTTTTCTCCATTCCCTTCTCTACcagcatcaaaaaacaaaacaataaatgttacAGGAGGGTGGGTCTAGTTTTTGATCTGACAGAAGTTTCTAGTACTTGGTGAATTGGGCTCTTTgaagaaacaatataaaaatgtctttcttttgcaaattaaacacacacacatacacacacgcccACACATTCATTATTTGGTCTCTCCCCGTGCCTTAGACGGGGTTTGTTCAAGTGAAGGATCCTGAAATTTGAGCTCATTAGCTTCGTGATTATTCTGCTTCTGGGCACCAGTGAACACACAGCAAAACACTGCCCAGATGTGTGTCATCCCATTCTCTGTTCTTCCGCCAACCTCATGCCCCTCTGGGCTGAGGGTAGAATCATCCCTCTTCCTCCAGAAATTCTCAGCTGTCTGATGTACCTTCGCCCGAGCCCAGTCTCTTCCAGATGCTTCCTGTTTCACATGCACTAAAGCTTCAAACCTGATGCTTGACCAGAAAGGGATGTCATAAACCTGACGACCCTGGTCTTTCAGCTACGTGCAGATTACCTCAATCTGCTTCTTCCCTCAGGGCCCCATCAGCTTACCTTCTCCTGCAGTGAGATGAAGCCTtgttttaaagggtttttttccccttcagaatCTCTGGAAATtactaaagaaaggaagaaactagaTACCTAGATTCCAGTTAACTTTGTCACTGACTGTTATGTAACTGTGGGTGAATCACGGATCAAGTGGGCCAGAAAATCTCCCATTTCATGGAAGTTGCAAGAACGGCAGGAGACCAGGCCCCGATGTTCCTATCATTTTTAGTCCCCAGTGTGGAAAACCCTGGGGTGGAAGCGGAGAGCCTGGGCCTGCAAGGCGGGCAGTGTTTGTCGGTATACATATGTCCACTGCAAGGAGGGTGAGGGCAGGCTGATGCAGCCGGAACAGCAGATTCTCCAGGGGACGGAGTGGGCCCAGCAGACCTTCGGGCCAGCAGCCTAACTTAGGGAATTCAGAAACACTGTAAGGTTGTCTGTCCCACTTCACCAGATTCTTCTCCCGCTGAGATGCGGCTGGTGTGTGTAGGGCAGCCTAAGATTtgggcaggagggggcggggcctcctTATCAGCGTGCTTCCTGTCACTTCTTCAGACCTGCTCCTGCTAATCTCTTTCTACAGGCAGCATCTCTTCTACAGCTGCTTGCATTTGATAGCTTTTTTGCATCAGGATTTATGCCTGCCGAGCGAGCGTTGTTTGGGGGCAGGTGAGAGATTATTTAGGTGAGTACCGTATTCGGTGttaatgttgttttaaatcacttttgGTGTTGTTTGAATGTTGGACGGTAGATTTTCTTATATGTAGTGTCGCCTGTGGCATTGAAGAGCGAGTTGCCACCCATTAGTGATTTACATACCAAGCAGATGCAGTGGTTCATTGAATTAACATGTTTAACTTCTATAATAAGGTGACActggtaaatatttctttttccaccAGGGGAAAAACAAAGTGAGAAGGATGCCTTCAACCTGGAGTCAGCTGCTAGGAGCTGGGAGTTCCCAGCTACTAGTCATACTTTCAGACATCTATAACTCATTCTAGTAAATCCTCTCTTCTGTAAGCACAGACTGCCTTTTTATCTGGTGGAAACGCAGCATGCCATTAGAATGACATGTCCTGTCATTTTACATCATATAATTAAGATATTGTCTAGCTGTCAGAAAATTCAAATCGATTAGGCTCCCTGTAATTAATCATCTGTAGAATGTGCCGTAGTGTATATGTTGTAAAGTTGTGCTTCCATTCAGGTAGTCGGTTGAATGAAGACCATAacatactttttgtttcttctctttctagatGTCTTGCTGTCATTGAACCCATTTGAAAGTGCTAGGCGAGCTCAGCCATCAGTATGTCCAAGTACAAACTGATTATGTTAAGACATGGAGAGGGCGCTTGGAATAAAGAGAATCGGTTTTGTAGCTGGGTGGATCAGAAACTTAACAGTGAAGGAATGGAGGAAGCTCGGAACTGTGGGAAGCAACTCAAAGCACTAAACTTTGAGTTTGATCTCGTATTCACGTCCATCCTTAATCGGTCCATCCACACAGCCTGGCTGATCCTGGAAGAGCTGGGGCAGGAATGGGTTCCGGTGGAAAGCTCGTGGCGTCTAAACGAACGTCACTATGGAGCTTTGATCGGTCTCAACAGGGAGCAGATGGCTTTGAATCACGGTGAAGAACAAGTGAGGCTCTGGAGGAGAAGTTACAATGTGACCCCACCACCCATTGACGAATCTCACCCTTACTACCATGAAATCTACAGTGACCGGAGGTATAAAGTGTGCGATGTACCTGTCGATCAGCTGCCACGATCTGAAAGCTTAAAGGATGTTCTGGAGAGACTCCTACCCTTTTGGAATGAAAGGATTGCTCCTGAAGTCTTAAGTGGCAAAACCATTCTGATATCTGCTCATGGAAATAGCAGTAGGGCTCTCCTGAAACATCTGGAAGGTACCCTCTTTATGCTACTTACTTATTAGAGGTTGCTAAATGTTATGCTTGGACCTTAATCTAGAAAGGACAGGGTTTCTGAGCACAATTTACATAATGGACTTTCTTGCCCTATTCCCTTTTgtcatttcagtctttttttttaactacatgaaatttattgtcaaattcgtttccatacTCATTTCAGTCTTTTAAGAATCATTTTGTTCTATTAAATCAAAAACCCTGTGCCTTTCACATTCATACTATATAAAGCAATGATTCTAAAACTTTAGCAAGCATCAGATTTCCCTGGAGGGAGACTTTGGTCTACTCCAGATTGCTGGCCCCATCCTTGAAGTTTCTGAATTTGTAGGCCTGGGGGTATGGTTGGAGAATTTGCACTTCTAAGGTGTTTTCAGGTGATGCGGTTACTGCTGCTTGGCGGTTTTCCACTTTGAGAACTATTGATCTAAAGGATAATAAGGTTTTTGCTGTAGCAAGGTAAAAGCAGGCTAGGGAGGGAATTAATTTCTATAGAGATGGTATGCaaagtcaatttatttatttgagtcgttccagataaacaaaattacCTAGACTTCAGTTTTGCCCATGCTCTTCCAACTCTAAACAATTATTCCTGCGTTGCAGATCTGTGTTTCTTGAACAATTCCTTTGTTCCAGCTCTTTCTTTCCAGACCAGGCCTATTCATTGATTGGGAGAAAGTTAGGGGAAGGTAAATAAAAGGATTGCCTGTTGGAGATCATCAGTCggctcaattttattttaactacttCATGTTGTGTTCTAAACATATTCTGAAATGTACAATATTGTTATCTTCCTCTTAACTGATGTAAACTAGGAACCCCTGAGGACTCGGGCTCACCACTTTGGGGCATCAGTGTTTGCACTGTGACACTTACAGGGggttcttccttcccctttctcccttcacTAAGCAATCCCAggcatttgtgctttttttttttttttcaatatatgaaatttattgtcaaattggtttccatacaacacccagtgctcatcccaaaaggtgccctcctcaatacccatcacccacccatttGTGCTTTTTGAGTGATCTGCTCCCTCGTCCTTTGTCCTGACAGCACCAGCAGTAGTTAGCCCCTGATATTAGAATGCATTTCTCTAACATTCCTTGCCCATTctgctttacttttctccatGAGGCTGTGAAAAATGAAGAGGTTGACACTGTAtgtgaaataagtgaaaatagGTTATTGGTAGCCAAACAAAGTGATCTTTATGAGATTTTATTGTAAACTTTTTAGCATGTGCTTTTGCCCCTGATTTTTATAACATGGCCAAAAGCCAAATCATTACTCGAATACTTGCATCCATTAGTTGTGCAGAGATCTAAACTCTACAGACTTTATTGgctattaaaaatgttattggcTAGACATGGCGCTCACCCTGTTTGTGTATATATCTTATTTACTCAACTACATAAAggcttctattctttttctttcagaatagtCAGGTATTTGATTAAGTGATAAATAACTTCATCATTGTTGGACTACAGTACTTTATTGTTTGAAGAAGAGTTGAGCCTTCTCTTAGGACAACAACAAACTGAAATTCAGAATTTCAAAGTTTCTGCCCAAAGGTGTATTCTGTTCCACCACTCCAATTCCCTTGTTCCAGAGACGAGACTTCGATCTCTCTGTGGCCAAGCTCCCTTCCCTAAAGAAGATGCCATCATCTGCTTCAGGAACCTCTTTTCTCCCCTGTCTTAACTAGGAAACCCtccctttaaaaatgatttcttgctATTTAATACCATTTATTCTTCAACTGTCTTTAGGTTTAGATGTCTTTAAGATTATTCTGCATCCCCAGCCACAGCCCATTCTAGATACTCCCTTCTATTAGTGCATCGAGGATTTCCCTGTTTGTTACTGTTCTTTTTTGAAGGGAATAGGAAGGTTTAGCCAATGGTGAAGAAGACTGTCAGCCTGGTCAGAGTAGAGGGAGAATTACCTGTGGGCGGCAAGGTTACCCATAGAAAGCTTACTTTCTGTATTTGAGGGAGGTTTTGAAACCATTAATAATTTACCGAAAAACAATCATTTGgtatagctgctgtggaaaacaatcCGTCAGCTTCTCTATAGATTAGACCTGCGGTTACCATACGATCCCACCAATTCTATTGCTAGGTATTTgcctgtattcatttcctagcGCTACTGTAACGAAGTACCAATAACTGcaaggcttaaaacaacagatacTAATTTTCCTCACAGTTCCCGGGGCTGCAAGTCCTAAATTAAAGTGTTGCCGGGGTCATATTCTCTCTATCCTTTCTTGCGTCTTCTAGCTTCTTGGGCTTgttggcaatctttggcattccctGGTTTGTAGGTGCATCCGTGCAGACCTGTCTTCACTAGGTGttttcc
This DNA window, taken from Panthera tigris isolate Pti1 chromosome A2, P.tigris_Pti1_mat1.1, whole genome shotgun sequence, encodes the following:
- the BPGM gene encoding bisphosphoglycerate mutase; translation: MSKYKLIMLRHGEGAWNKENRFCSWVDQKLNSEGMEEARNCGKQLKALNFEFDLVFTSILNRSIHTAWLILEELGQEWVPVESSWRLNERHYGALIGLNREQMALNHGEEQVRLWRRSYNVTPPPIDESHPYYHEIYSDRRYKVCDVPVDQLPRSESLKDVLERLLPFWNERIAPEVLSGKTILISAHGNSSRALLKHLEGISDEDIINITLPTGVPILLELDENLHAVGPHQFLGDQEAIQAAIKKVEDQGKVKKRVEK